DNA from Acinetobacter piscicola:
AATTAGAAAATGTACAGACCAAAAAAAAGCCCCAGTTTTCGACGACGCAAGGCTTCTTTTTGGCTTCATCAACCGACTTGTTAGTAGCTGAATCCACAATGTATAGGCGTATTATGAAGTGGATACAGCGATTTAACAAGTCTAAATAACTGACTTGTTTATGCTGAAAACTGTAACAGCGTTTAATTTACGCAAAAAAGCCCTACTTTACGAAGATCAACAGACCAAAAGGTCTGATCTTGACGCATCTCTTAGCGTTTTTCGTCTTTCAATTCCTGATTCATGCCCGCTATGGACTTCAAAAATTGCGCTAGCAGGTGAAAAACCAACATGGTTTCACAAAGATGAGCCTGATTTTGCTGATTTCGCATATTTAAAGACTGCTACAGACTTTAAAGTCGGCACACTGATCATTGATATAGACAAGCCAGTTGCGGATACGATTGAAGCAATCATCTACAGCACTTCAAATGCTCCAATTCCTAATCTAATTATTAAAAATCGAGCAAATAAGCATGTTCAGCTTGTTTACTGTCTAAAAAACTGGGTATGCATAGATACAAGTAATCGAAAAGGTAACTACAGCACAAAAGCACACAGCCTCTATAAAGCCCTAAAACGCCATCTAAACGGTATTTTTGGCGGTGATGATGCTTATCATAACTTCATCGCTAAAAATCCATTTTGTGAGCAATGGGACGTTATCGGGATGCGTTCAACAAGCTATGAGATGTATGAACTTGCTCGAATTTCAGAACTAGAAGTCAAAAGCACAACATTTATTGAACGACTACAAGCTAAACAGACAGATAAAGCACTAAAACAAGCGTCAGATCGTGCAACAGTAGCCAAAGGGGAGCGTAATGACTTCTTGTTTAATACTGTGCGTGTACGTGCTTATAGTCTTTACAATAAATACGCTAAAGACTGGACAAGACAGCAATTTGAAAACTGTTTGAATGATTTTGCGAACGAATTGAATGAAACAAAGTGCAGTCCACCCGTTCAACCAAGTGAAGTTGCTACGATTTGCCATAGCATCACGAATTACTGTTATGGGGCGTTTGGAGAAAAGCAAAGAATGACAAAGTCTGAAATTAGTGAAATTGCTGCGAAATGTGGGAAAAAAGGGGGTAAAGCCAAAGGATATGCCTATTCAAAACAAAGACAAGAGGCTCGAAGACTACATAAACGTGGAAAGAAAGCCACAGATATAGCAAAACTCACTGGTTTATCAATACGCTCAGTCTATAACGCAATTAATGAGTCTAAATCTCGAAAAACGGCTATTAAAACAGAAAAAACAAAAGTGCAAGAAATTAAAGTAAAAAACATTAAATATCATAGATTTAGCCCTATATTTAATGCAAATAACTATCAGTGTAGTGTGCTCTTGGTAAAAGAATTACGTAGTAATTCTCATCTTGTATGCGAGCGAAGCGAGCCAAAGCGTATTTTAAAGCCTCTAAATCTTAAAACTTCAAATATTCAAACTGTGAAACTCTTTAATCAATTAAATATTTAAGCTTAGTCGTAAGCAAAGAGTTTGTTTTTGCTTTTCCCCCCCTCAAATAACTCACGATCTAATTTAGTCTGATTCAGCAATAATTACAGATAGCCTTTGTTTTTGTGTAACAACATTCTGATGAATATTGTTAGCACAGAAACAAGATGCTATTGTAATTAAGCAAGCCTACTCTGTAGCTACAATTTTCAGCCCTGCTACGCAGTTCCGAAAAGTTGTAGCACAGAAGTCTTGTTGGATGGCTTCGCCCCCAAACCCCCAAAAGCAAAACCCTCAATAGGGGAGTGGTAAAAATGGATGATGAAGACTTAACAAGATTTAAAAAGATCAATCCAAAATCAGAAGTTAAACGTCTACGTCTGACAGTTGATGAAAAAAATCAGCTTGATGATTTTCTTGAGAAAAGAAACTTACAGTTTAGTGACTTCAACAATCGACTAATTAAAAATGCGATTAGTACAGAATTTCATTTAGTTGAAATTGAAAACTATGTGAAACCCACATTTCCACTCAAACAAAAAAAGCATCATCGACCACCGCCAAAAGTAGACCCAGCAATTTTATTTGAACTTGGGCGAGTTGGTACAAATCTGAATCAGTGTGCTAGAGCTTTAAATCTTATTAAAAATGACAGACAACAAGAGTTGGATCTCACTCAAGAATTTAGCTTTATCGAGTGTCTGCAAGTGCTTCAAGCAATTCAAGAAGATATACATGCCGTGATCGGTGAAATTAAAAAAACAACAATGTCCGATACCGCTATCGAAAATGCACGAAGCCGAGTCATCAAAGCCGTTGAGCTAACGGAGGTCGAAACCGATGCACATTAAATTCACCAAGCATGGTAAAGGCTGTCCACGGAAAGCCGTTGGCTACTTACTTGCTGAAAAAGATGCAAAAGGCGATTTGCGTCCTGATATTCAGACGCTTAGAGGTGATGCACAAACATTTGTTGCCATTACTGAAAGCCTAGATTTTGATTATCGCTATAGCTCCGCTGTCATTGCTTGGTCAAAAGAAGACAATCCAACGGATGCACAGATTCAAGAAACTTTAGACCAGTTTGAAAAACATGCTTTTGCTGATTTAGACCCAACACGCTATCACATGAATGCCGTGCTACACGTAGCTCAGGACGGTTCAAAGCATGTACATATTTTGGTGCCGCGTGTCGATCTTGAAACAGGTAAGTCATTAAATATTGCGCCACCCGGTCACGAAAAATATTTCGACAAAGTTCGGGATTATTTAAATGAAAAACATTCCTGGTCCAAGCCTGACGACCTTGCAATTTTAAAAGCTGATGTACAGCTACCGCACCACACACATTCCCAACGTGCAGCGGCCGTTGAAATCAACTTTTCAGGTAAAACCAAGCCTGAAAAAAAGGAACTTTTAAACAAAATTATTGGTCAACGCATTAACGCAGGCGTGATTCAAGACCGTAGTGATGTTGTCCAAACACTTGCTGAATACGGAATCATCACACGAAATGCTAAAGACACTATTTCAGTCAAATTACATGGTGATAAGACAGCCGTGAAGTTGGCAGGGGAGTTTTATAAAGATGGATTCAATGTCACTGCTTACGCAGAAAATCGAGCTAGAGCAGAAGCAGATCAAAGCGCATCAAGAGCAAATGAAGTCGATGCAAAACGAGTTAATGAACTCTATAACAAACTTCAACGAGCAACTGAATCAAGAGCTAGATTCTTTGCAGACAAATACCCGACAACGCTTGCAGATCATAGACAGCGAGATACTACAGCACAGTCAAGTTTTGATCAGCAAAACACAAGACCAGACGGAATCAGTTTACAAGCTCACCCAGAAATCAGCAGAGCTATTGAATCAAGTACAGATTTTAGTGAAGCAAGCAGAAAGCCTGAATATTCAGAGCTTAGAGCAACAGCAGACACAGCAACAACAGCAGAAAATCAGTCTAATTTTGTCAGTATCATGCACAGCGTTACTGCTAATTCTGATTATAATTTTATTGGTGAAGTGAATGAGCGAATTACAGCAGTTAATCAGTCAGCAAGTCAGCTTGCTACAGAAACAGAACGAGCTACAGCAGACTTGTATCAACGAACAGAAGAAGTACATCGAGCACTTAGAACAGCGCAACACAGCACTAATTCAGCAGATGAGCCAAGTTCCGCAACTCGATTTGACAGAATCTTTACAGAAATTCGGAATGCAAGCGCAAAAACATTTGCAAGAGAAATTGCTTACTGTACTGGACAACTCGAACATCGAAAAATTAGTGCAGAGCAAGATCAATCAAGAACTAAAACCAATTCTGGACGATATACAGCTCACACAATCGCAATTAACGAAAGCACTTTCGACAGCATCATCATTGAATACAGCAACAAACAACGAAATCAACGTCAGCGAGTTAAACAACAAGCTTCAGAAGCTAGAACTTTCAGTCAACAACTTGATCGAACAACTAAACACATTGATTTAATTGCACGACAACTCAGTAATGTTGTGATTAAGCCGAAGCCCTGTACTGATTTAACTCGATATTTCAAAAACAATGGTTATCGCTCACCGACTGCGGAGCGTATTGCTGTTTGGTCAGAACGTCAGCATGAAGCATTTAAGAATCGAAATATTGAGCAAGTCGCTTACTACATCGAAACCAAATTTCAAGAACTAGGACACTATAAGCACTACGAAAAGGGGCTAAGTCGAGATGAAATTGATATTGTAAACAAGATGATACGCAATGATGAGCGCATTATTGATTATATGAAAAAATCAGGCTGTCATCTGAATTACGACACTCGACAAAAGCTCAATCGAACATTCTCACTTGAACGAACTTCAAACGAATATCGCTTAAATGATCTTGTTAAAAAAGAAAACGAAGTTAAGCCGTTATTTCAGGCGAAGCCTGAAACAAAAGCTATTGAACGTAATAATGACAACGGATTCACAATGTAGGAGATGAAAAAATTATGAAAATAGATATTAGCGAGCACTTTGAAACATCATCAATCAGTGACGTTGCTTATGCTGCAATGCTTACTTTTTCTGAAATGGAAAATGTAGACTTGTCTTATTTACATGATGTGTACGAACAATTAAATGCAGAAAAACATTGGCTGTTACAGCTAAATTGGTGTCATGAAAAAATGGACAATCAAAACTTTTTTACTTTGTGTAAAAGCTATTACGTTTTGCGTTTTTTTGTTTTCCCTTTTTGCTGAGCCTTTTTTGGATAAAATATTTGGTACTCACCCTTTTTTATATCGGGTAATTGCTACCTAAATATTACATGATTAATGGAGGAAATTATTTATGACATTTAGTAACGTAGAAAATACACGAGTATGGTTTATTACAGGAGCGAGCAGTGGACTAGGATACGAGTTCACTAAAAAAGTACTAGAGTCAGGAGATAAGGTTGTTGGTGTTGCTAGAAATATTGAAAAACTTAATGAGTTAAAATACCAGTTTGAAGGAATGTTACTTCCGTTAAGTCTTGATGTTACTGATAGAAGTGCTGTTTTTACTACAGTGGAAACTGCCATTAAACATTTTGGAAGGATCGATATTGTCATTAACAATGCAGGAAATATGGTATTGGGAATGATTGAAGAATTTAGTGAAGATGAAGTTAGAAGTCAAATGGAGACTAATTTCTATGGTGCAATTTGGATTTGTCAAGCAGCTATGCCGTACTTACGGACACAAGGATCAGGTCATATTATACAGATATCTAGTATTGGTGGACTGATTACTGGTCCAATGTCGGGAATCTATAGTGCTAGCAAATTTGCTTTAGAAGGATTTAGCGAGGCATTAGCACAAGAAGCTGCACATTTTGGTGTAAAGGTATCTATCGTTGAACCCGGAGGCTATTGGACGAATCTATACTTAAAAATGAGTTTTACCACACAGAACAAAGAGTATGATTCATTACGTGAGAAGTTGGCTCAACAAAACTCAACCGAATCAGTTGATAGTGACCCTAAGTTGGCTGCCGAAGCTATAATGAAACTGGTTAATAGTGAGAATCCGCCTCTCCGATTGATTCTAGGAAGCCTTGTTTATGATTTAGCTGTTGAAAATGCAGAAAAACGTATATCTACATGGAAAGAGTGGGAATCAGTCAGTCGTTCTGCAGAACATGGGATTCCTGCACCA
Protein-coding regions in this window:
- the mobC gene encoding plasmid mobilization relaxosome protein MobC, which codes for MDDEDLTRFKKINPKSEVKRLRLTVDEKNQLDDFLEKRNLQFSDFNNRLIKNAISTEFHLVEIENYVKPTFPLKQKKHHRPPPKVDPAILFELGRVGTNLNQCARALNLIKNDRQQELDLTQEFSFIECLQVLQAIQEDIHAVIGEIKKTTMSDTAIENARSRVIKAVELTEVETDAH
- a CDS encoding relaxase/mobilization nuclease domain-containing protein — protein: MHIKFTKHGKGCPRKAVGYLLAEKDAKGDLRPDIQTLRGDAQTFVAITESLDFDYRYSSAVIAWSKEDNPTDAQIQETLDQFEKHAFADLDPTRYHMNAVLHVAQDGSKHVHILVPRVDLETGKSLNIAPPGHEKYFDKVRDYLNEKHSWSKPDDLAILKADVQLPHHTHSQRAAAVEINFSGKTKPEKKELLNKIIGQRINAGVIQDRSDVVQTLAEYGIITRNAKDTISVKLHGDKTAVKLAGEFYKDGFNVTAYAENRARAEADQSASRANEVDAKRVNELYNKLQRATESRARFFADKYPTTLADHRQRDTTAQSSFDQQNTRPDGISLQAHPEISRAIESSTDFSEASRKPEYSELRATADTATTAENQSNFVSIMHSVTANSDYNFIGEVNERITAVNQSASQLATETERATADLYQRTEEVHRALRTAQHSTNSADEPSSATRFDRIFTEIRNASAKTFAREIAYCTGQLEHRKISAEQDQSRTKTNSGRYTAHTIAINESTFDSIIIEYSNKQRNQRQRVKQQASEARTFSQQLDRTTKHIDLIARQLSNVVIKPKPCTDLTRYFKNNGYRSPTAERIAVWSERQHEAFKNRNIEQVAYYIETKFQELGHYKHYEKGLSRDEIDIVNKMIRNDERIIDYMKKSGCHLNYDTRQKLNRTFSLERTSNEYRLNDLVKKENEVKPLFQAKPETKAIERNNDNGFTM
- a CDS encoding SDR family oxidoreductase, coding for MTFSNVENTRVWFITGASSGLGYEFTKKVLESGDKVVGVARNIEKLNELKYQFEGMLLPLSLDVTDRSAVFTTVETAIKHFGRIDIVINNAGNMVLGMIEEFSEDEVRSQMETNFYGAIWICQAAMPYLRTQGSGHIIQISSIGGLITGPMSGIYSASKFALEGFSEALAQEAAHFGVKVSIVEPGGYWTNLYLKMSFTTQNKEYDSLREKLAQQNSTESVDSDPKLAAEAIMKLVNSENPPLRLILGSLVYDLAVENAEKRISTWKEWESVSRSAEHGIPAPEGYGIIEE
- a CDS encoding replication initiation protein, coding for MLKTVTAFNLRKKALLYEDQQTKRSDLDASLSVFRLSIPDSCPLWTSKIALAGEKPTWFHKDEPDFADFAYLKTATDFKVGTLIIDIDKPVADTIEAIIYSTSNAPIPNLIIKNRANKHVQLVYCLKNWVCIDTSNRKGNYSTKAHSLYKALKRHLNGIFGGDDAYHNFIAKNPFCEQWDVIGMRSTSYEMYELARISELEVKSTTFIERLQAKQTDKALKQASDRATVAKGERNDFLFNTVRVRAYSLYNKYAKDWTRQQFENCLNDFANELNETKCSPPVQPSEVATICHSITNYCYGAFGEKQRMTKSEISEIAAKCGKKGGKAKGYAYSKQRQEARRLHKRGKKATDIAKLTGLSIRSVYNAINESKSRKTAIKTEKTKVQEIKVKNIKYHRFSPIFNANNYQCSVLLVKELRSNSHLVCERSEPKRILKPLNLKTSNIQTVKLFNQLNI